A section of the Bryobacteraceae bacterium genome encodes:
- a CDS encoding type 4 prepilin peptidase 1 yields the protein MVELIPPPLHPLLQFLLIGLVLPAAWFDCRSRRIPNWLCVAGFGAGLAANAAVGGWPGLKTALLGFAAAFGLYFVLYLLHAMGAGDVKLMGAAGAIAGLHTWLLIFAATSIFGMIAAIGLALAKGRLGSTLWNVFYLLRELASFRAPWVRHEHLDVKNPQTLRLPHGVSIAAGTAAILLLVWWKAAARAG from the coding sequence GTGGTCGAGCTGATTCCTCCGCCCCTGCATCCTCTCCTCCAGTTTCTCCTGATCGGCCTCGTTCTGCCGGCCGCCTGGTTCGATTGCCGCTCCCGGCGCATACCGAACTGGCTTTGCGTGGCGGGGTTCGGCGCGGGGCTCGCTGCGAACGCGGCCGTGGGCGGATGGCCGGGGCTGAAAACGGCCCTGCTCGGCTTCGCCGCGGCGTTCGGGCTTTACTTCGTGCTCTACCTGCTGCACGCGATGGGCGCCGGCGACGTAAAGCTGATGGGCGCGGCGGGCGCCATCGCGGGTCTGCACACCTGGCTGCTGATCTTCGCGGCCACGTCGATCTTCGGCATGATCGCCGCCATCGGCCTCGCCCTCGCCAAGGGACGGCTTGGCTCCACGTTATGGAACGTGTTTTATTTGCTCCGAGAGCTCGCCTCCTTCCGCGCGCCGTGGGTGCGCCACGAGCATCTGGACGTGAAGAACCCGCAGACACTCCGCCTGCCGCACGGGGTCTCGATTGCCGCCGGGACCGCCGCCATCCTGCTGCTCGTTTGGTGGAAAGCGGCGGCCCGGGCCGGTTGA
- the comM gene encoding ATP-dependent protease produces MALFRTLSAALVGIEARPVDVEVDVYPGGTERDFIVVGMPDTAVKESRQRIRSAISNSGFPNPSQTVTVNLAPASVRKEGAGFDLPIAVAILGAMGRVPARHDQLIVGELSLDGSVRPVRGVLPVAACAREQGARAVVVPRENAAEAAVVEGLQVYGVTHLNEVVGLLTNPERFQPDLPAAAAEPWQAEDDLDFRDVRGQTTAKRALEVAAAGGHNVLLIGPPGSGKTMLARRLAGILPPLTLEEALEATRIHSVAGVLPGGQGLLRRRPFRAPHHTISDAALVGGGMGMPRPGEVSLAHHGVLFLDELPEFPRNVLELLRQPLEERAVVIARSQMTLRFPASFTLVAAMNPCRCGYFGDPTRECRCTGAQIQQYLGRISGPLLDRIDLHIEVPAVPFQELRTRNGGTSSAEMRERVLAARARQRARGFVNAGIPPGRLRELCPLDAAGERTLEQAVKRMALSARAHDRILKVARTIADLAGVEQIQAKHVAEAVQYRSLDRSYWS; encoded by the coding sequence ATGGCCCTGTTCCGCACACTGAGCGCCGCGCTTGTCGGCATTGAAGCACGTCCCGTGGACGTCGAAGTGGACGTTTACCCCGGCGGAACGGAGCGGGACTTTATCGTCGTCGGCATGCCGGATACTGCGGTGAAAGAGAGCCGGCAGCGGATCCGTTCGGCCATTTCGAACAGCGGCTTCCCGAATCCCAGCCAGACGGTGACCGTCAATCTGGCCCCGGCCAGCGTGCGCAAGGAGGGTGCCGGTTTCGACCTGCCCATTGCAGTGGCGATCCTCGGCGCCATGGGCCGGGTGCCGGCGCGGCACGACCAGCTGATCGTGGGAGAGCTGTCGCTGGACGGCAGTGTCCGTCCGGTGCGCGGCGTGTTGCCCGTGGCCGCCTGCGCGCGCGAACAAGGCGCACGGGCCGTGGTCGTGCCCAGGGAAAATGCCGCCGAGGCGGCGGTGGTGGAGGGGTTGCAGGTCTACGGCGTAACTCACCTGAACGAAGTTGTCGGGCTGCTGACCAATCCGGAACGGTTCCAGCCGGACCTGCCTGCGGCGGCCGCCGAGCCCTGGCAGGCCGAAGACGATCTGGACTTTCGCGACGTGCGCGGCCAGACCACCGCCAAGCGGGCGCTGGAGGTGGCGGCCGCCGGCGGTCACAACGTGCTGCTGATCGGGCCGCCGGGTTCGGGCAAGACGATGCTGGCGCGGCGGCTGGCGGGGATCCTGCCGCCGCTGACGCTGGAAGAGGCGCTGGAGGCCACGCGAATCCACAGCGTTGCGGGCGTGCTGCCGGGAGGGCAGGGGCTGTTGCGCCGCCGGCCGTTCCGCGCGCCCCATCACACCATCTCCGACGCCGCGCTGGTCGGCGGCGGCATGGGCATGCCGCGGCCGGGCGAAGTAAGCCTGGCCCACCACGGCGTGCTGTTCCTCGACGAGCTGCCGGAATTTCCGCGAAATGTTCTGGAGCTGCTGCGCCAGCCGCTGGAAGAGCGCGCTGTCGTGATCGCACGCTCGCAGATGACGCTGCGCTTTCCGGCTTCGTTCACGCTGGTGGCGGCGATGAATCCCTGCCGCTGTGGGTATTTCGGCGACCCGACGCGCGAGTGCCGCTGCACGGGCGCCCAGATCCAGCAGTACCTGGGCCGGATCAGCGGGCCGCTGCTCGACCGGATCGACCTCCACATCGAAGTGCCCGCCGTGCCCTTCCAGGAGCTGCGCACGCGCAACGGCGGCACGAGCTCGGCCGAGATGCGCGAGCGCGTGCTGGCGGCGCGGGCGCGGCAGCGGGCGCGCGGCTTCGTCAACGCCGGGATCCCGCCAGGCCGCCTGCGCGAGCTCTGCCCGCTGGACGCGGCCGGCGAGCGGACGCTCGAACAGGCGGTCAAGCGCATGGCGCTGTCCGCGCGGGCGCATGACCGCATTCTCAAAGTCGCGCGCACCATCGCCGACCTGGCGGGCGTCGAACAGATCCAGGCTAAACACGTGGCCGAAGCCGTGCAATACCGGAGCCTTGACCGCAGCTATTGGAGCTGA
- a CDS encoding molecular chaperone DnaJ yields the protein MEASHFIDYYELLQISPNAEQETITRVYRILAARFHPDNPHTGDAEKFQLLNKAYQVLGDPKRRAEYDAELAIMRMQPIGVFGLKEFAVGIDGEANRRMGILCLLYNRRRTDPDKPGVSVLELEQTMTFPREHLLFTLWYLKEKDLVRQDGSSDFVITAAGVDWVEEHLPKNRLLYHLLKAAESGQTRSEVPPDLEGDRRDDRTEHDQPADPR from the coding sequence ATGGAGGCCAGCCACTTCATCGACTATTACGAGCTGCTTCAGATCAGCCCGAACGCCGAGCAGGAGACCATCACTCGCGTCTACCGCATTCTTGCCGCCCGCTTCCACCCCGATAACCCCCACACCGGTGACGCGGAGAAATTCCAGCTTCTCAACAAGGCCTACCAGGTGCTGGGCGACCCGAAACGGCGCGCCGAGTACGATGCCGAGCTTGCCATTATGCGCATGCAGCCGATCGGCGTCTTCGGCCTGAAAGAATTCGCCGTCGGCATCGATGGAGAGGCCAACCGCCGCATGGGCATCCTCTGCCTGCTGTACAACCGCCGCCGCACCGATCCGGACAAGCCGGGTGTCTCCGTGCTCGAGCTTGAGCAGACGATGACCTTCCCGCGCGAACACCTACTGTTCACGCTCTGGTACCTGAAAGAGAAGGATCTGGTGCGCCAGGACGGCAGCAGCGACTTTGTCATCACCGCCGCCGGCGTGGACTGGGTGGAAGAGCATCTGCCGAAGAATCGCCTCCTGTATCACCTGCTGAAGGCGGCCGAGTCCGGCCAGACGCGGAGCGAAGTGCCGCCGGATCTCGAGGGGGATCGCCGCGACGACCGGACAGAGCATGACCAGCCGGCGGATCCCCGATGA